GACGCAAAAATACCGCCTCACACCAAAAGGAAAACTTTTGCAACAACAACTCAGAAAAAAGCAACATGTTAGACACCCAGACCAAAAGAAGAATTGACGATTGCAGGGATATCCTGGTGGGCAAACTTCCCGACCCCAAAGCGCAGATAGAGCAGATTACCATCGGTTTGATTTACAAGTTTATGGACGACATGGACAAAGAAGCCATTGAACTTGGAGGGAAGTCCAAGTTTTTTTCGGATTATCTGGCGCCCGACCCCGAATTTCCCAACGACCGGAGCAAGGACAAAGTGGTGGAGTTCAGCAGGTATGCCTGGAACAACCTGCTGAACCCAAAAGTAACGGCAGCCGAAATGCTCACACGCTACTCCGAAGCCATTCAGGGAATGGAGAAAAACCCGAACATCCCACAGTTGTTTCGCGATATCTTCAAAAATGCCTATTTGCCTTACCGCGACCCAGAAACGTTGAAGCTCTTCCTGAAAACCATTGCCGAATTTGAATACACCCACAGCGAAAAGCTGGGCGACGCCTTCGAGTACCTCCTTTCGGTGATGGGCTCGCAGGGCGATGCAGGGCAATTCCGCACTCCCCGCCATATCATTGATTTTCTGGTGGCCATCACCGACCCCGGCAAAACCGACGCCATCCTCGACCCGGCGTGTGGCACGGCAGGCTTCCTGATTTCGGCCTACAAACACATTCTGCTCAAACATACCAAAGCCAATCAGCATGCTGTACAAACGTTGCATGCAACGTCTCAACAGTACAATATTTTTAGCTACAACCAGATGGCAGAAAAGCCTTTCAACAACCTGGGCGACCTGCTCACCCCCGACGAGCGCAAAAAGCTGATCCAGAACTTTGCGGGGTACGACATTTCGCCCGACATGGTGCGGCTGAGCCTGGTAAACCTCTACCTGCACGGGTTCAACACGCCCAGCATCAGCGAGTACGACACCCTGAGCAGCGAGGAGCGGTGGAACGAAAGCTACGATGTGATCCTGGCCAATCCGCCGTTTATGAGCCCCAAAGGCGGCATCCGCCCGCACAAGCGGTTCACCATCAGCAGCAACCGCAGCGAAGTGCTGTTTGTGGATTACATTGCCGAGCACCTCAACCCCAACGGCCGCGCCGGCATCATTGTGCCCGAAGGAATCATTTTCCAGAGCGGAACGGCCTACAGGGAGTTGCGCAAAATGCTGGTGGAAAACTACCTGTATGCCGTGGTGAGTTTGCCCGCCGGCGTTTTCAATCCCTACAGCGGTGTGAAAACCTCCATTCTTTTGCTTGACAAGGAACTTGCGAAAAAGCGGGACGAAATCCTTTTTATCAAAATTGGCAACGACGGCTACAACCTGGGCGCACAGCGCAACGCCGTGAAAGGCAGCCAGTTGGAAGAGGCCATCGCTATGATTACCGCCTTCCGCCAGGGGTCGCTTTCCCCCCTTCAGGAGGGGCAGGGGGGGATTATGCATCTTGTCCCCAAACCCGAAATTGTTAAAAGCGGAGATTATAATTTGAGCGGGGAGAGGTATAAATCTATTTTGGTAGTGAATTCAAATTATGAAATGATAAAACTATCAGACGAGAGATTTTTCAAGATAGTTTCAGGCGGAACCCCAAGTTCTAATATTGATGAATACTGGAATGGTAGCATAAATTGGGCGACATTGGCAGACTTACCTCAATCAGATTTTATTTCATCAATATACGCAACTACAAGAAAGATAACTGAAAAAGGGTTGAAGAATTCTTCTGCAAGAATTTTA
The nucleotide sequence above comes from Bacteroidales bacterium. Encoded proteins:
- a CDS encoding N-6 DNA methylase, producing the protein MLDTQTKRRIDDCRDILVGKLPDPKAQIEQITIGLIYKFMDDMDKEAIELGGKSKFFSDYLAPDPEFPNDRSKDKVVEFSRYAWNNLLNPKVTAAEMLTRYSEAIQGMEKNPNIPQLFRDIFKNAYLPYRDPETLKLFLKTIAEFEYTHSEKLGDAFEYLLSVMGSQGDAGQFRTPRHIIDFLVAITDPGKTDAILDPACGTAGFLISAYKHILLKHTKANQHAVQTLHATSQQYNIFSYNQMAEKPFNNLGDLLTPDERKKLIQNFAGYDISPDMVRLSLVNLYLHGFNTPSISEYDTLSSEERWNESYDVILANPPFMSPKGGIRPHKRFTISSNRSEVLFVDYIAEHLNPNGRAGIIVPEGIIFQSGTAYRELRKMLVENYLYAVVSLPAGVFNPYSGVKTSILLLDKELAKKRDEILFIKIGNDGYNLGAQRNAVKGSQLEEAIAMITAFRQGSLSPLQEGQGGIMHLVPKPEIVKSGDYNLSGERYKSILVVNSNYEMIKLSDERFFKIVSGGTPSSNIDEYWNGSINWATLADLPQSDFISSIYATTRKITEKGLKNSSARILPANSILVSTRATIGRIAINALECATNQGFKNIIIHDIQKVNTYFVALMLTRIIDKMNAMATGGTFKELSTSNFKTLQIPLPPLSIQEEIVAEIEGYQKIIDGAKAVVANYKPKIDIDPEWEMVELGNLAKNLDGKRVPITKSDRLKGKYPYYGASGIVDYVDNYIFDDDLLLISEDGANLLARVTPIAFSVSGKIWVNNHAHVLKFARYETQRFIEIYLNSISLELFITGSAQPKLNQKALNSIPIPLPPLERQHHIVAQIEKEQELVNANKQLIEIFEQKIKDRIAKVWGKPQKKAETATEISLAAEPRSGYVTKNR